TACAATGGTTATTTGAAGTAGGTATTAATGCTTCGGAAGCCATGCCCATCTTACTTTTTATCGGTATTGGTGCAATGATTGATTTTGGTCCATTACTTAGTAATCCCAAAATGTTTTTATTTGGTGCAGCAGCGCAATTTGGTATTTTCTTTGCATTATCCATGGCAACATTACTGGGCTTTGATTTAAAGGATGCTGCTTCCATCGGAATTATAGGGGCTGCTGATGGGCCTACATCAATTCTTGTATCACAGGTTCTTGGTTCAGCATATGTAGGCCCAATTGCCGTAGCTGCATATTCTTACATGGCATTGGTACCAATTGTTCAGCCCATGGCAATTAAGCTTGTTACAACCAAAAAAGAAAGACTCATCAGAATGCCTTATAATCCAAATTCTATTTCTAAAAGAACAAAAATCCTTTTCCCTATTATCGTAACTTTTATAGCTGGTCTCGTAGCACCAACTTCCGTAGCCTTGGTCGGTTTCTTAATGTTCGGGAATCTTATCAGGGAATGTGGCGTTTTAAACAGCTTATCAGAAACAGCACAAAACACCCTGGCAAACCTTATAACTTTATTATTAGGTATTACAATATCCTTCAGTATGACTGCAGAAGCTTTTGTAAAATTGGATACTCTGTTCATTATGTGCCTTGGATTAGTTGCATTCGTATTTGATACCATTGGTGGAGTATTGTTTGCCAAGATTCTTAATCTTTTTCTGAAAGAAAAGATTAACCCAATGGTAGGTGCTGCAGGTATTTCTGCTTTTCCTATGTCCGCTCGTGTGATTCAAAAAATGGGGCTTAAAGAAGATCCCACAAATCATCTTCTGATGCATGCTGTTGGTGCAAATGTAGCTGGACAAATTGGTTCAGTAGTAGCAGGAGGTATTATTCTGAATCTACTCACCAAAATGCTTTAATAACTCGATAAAAGAAAGGGGTATACATACTATGTTGAATAACTTTTTACTTTCACTGGAAATCATGTGGAAAGGTATGATTGGAATATTTGTTATTATTATATTGATTACATTGATTGTTATGCTGCTTTCAAAAATCCCATCTCAGGATCATGATAGCAATTAAACTTTTAAATATTGAGCTATTGGAATTGTCAGTAGCTTTTTCTTATAGTATTTTATCTAAATTCATACTAAAAAATCTAAATTAGTATATCATATCTCTATGTATTCATTAATTAGAATCACTAAAGGAGCATATTTATGAAAGAACTCATAGATTTATTTTTAGTTTTTTGTCGAATAGGTGGTTTTACCTTTGGTGGTGGCTATGCTATGCTTCCTATCATTCAAAAAGAAATTGTCGAAGAAAGAAAATGGGCTACCAACGAAGAAGTGATGGATTACTATGCCATTGGTCAGTGTACCCCAGGAATTATCGCAGTAAATACTGCTACATTTATTGGTTACAAAAGAAAAGGAATCATTGGAGGAATCGCTGCTACACTGGGAGTAGTATTTCCTTCATTAATCATCATAACTATTATAGCAACTTTTTTTGAACATTTTCAGGACTACCCCATTGTGCAAAATGCTTTGGGCGGCATTAGAGTTGCTGTAGTTGCACTTATTACCAGTACTATTGTTAAAATGTGGAAGCAATCTATCAAGAATTGGATTGGAATCGCATTCTTTATTTTTTCCTTCTTATTAATTACTTTCACAGATCTATCGCCGGTTATTATGATCATCATTGGCGGAATTACAGGCACTATTATAAATCTTAATAAAAGTAAAAAGGTGGATGCAAAATGATTTACTTTCTACTATTTATAGAATTTTTTAAGATTGGTTTGTTTGCCATTGGTGGTGGGCTTGCTACTTTGCCATTCCTGCAAGAACTTATTGAAAAGTATCACTGGTTTTCTTCTTATGATTTAATCAATATGATTGCCATTTCAGAATCTACTCCCGGACCAATCGGAATCAATACGGCTACCTTTGTAGGTTATAAGACTGCAGGGATTATAGGATCTATTATTGCAACCTTAGGCATCGTAACTCCGTCTATTATTATTATCATACTGATTGCTCATTATTATATGAAATTCAGTGAGCACCCTGTTGTCCGGGCAAGCCTTAATGGAATACGTCCTGTTGTCATCGGACTCATCGCTGCAGCAGGATTTGAAGTAGCAAAGATTGCCCTGCTTAGCATCACTCAATTTGCTGCAACAGGTTCACTCCTAAAATTATTTAATTTTAAGGCTATCTTGCTATTTGCTATACTACTCTATTTCATTATCAAGTATAAAAAACATCCTATCCTTTACATCATTGGCGCAGGCATTTTAGGCATCTTTATT
The Defluviitalea raffinosedens genome window above contains:
- a CDS encoding chromate transporter; protein product: MIYFLLFIEFFKIGLFAIGGGLATLPFLQELIEKYHWFSSYDLINMIAISESTPGPIGINTATFVGYKTAGIIGSIIATLGIVTPSIIIIILIAHYYMKFSEHPVVRASLNGIRPVVIGLIAAAGFEVAKIALLSITQFAATGSLLKLFNFKAILLFAILLYFIIKYKKHPILYIIGAGILGIFIKF
- a CDS encoding chromate transporter; this translates as MKELIDLFLVFCRIGGFTFGGGYAMLPIIQKEIVEERKWATNEEVMDYYAIGQCTPGIIAVNTATFIGYKRKGIIGGIAATLGVVFPSLIIITIIATFFEHFQDYPIVQNALGGIRVAVVALITSTIVKMWKQSIKNWIGIAFFIFSFLLITFTDLSPVIMIIIGGITGTIINLNKSKKVDAK
- a CDS encoding sodium ion-translocating decarboxylase subunit beta; translation: MDFLVSGILSITPQQIIMYGIGALLIYLAIYKDFEPALLLPMGFGAILVNLPASGVLNQTLTGIGETHGIIQWLFEVGINASEAMPILLFIGIGAMIDFGPLLSNPKMFLFGAAAQFGIFFALSMATLLGFDLKDAASIGIIGAADGPTSILVSQVLGSAYVGPIAVAAYSYMALVPIVQPMAIKLVTTKKERLIRMPYNPNSISKRTKILFPIIVTFIAGLVAPTSVALVGFLMFGNLIRECGVLNSLSETAQNTLANLITLLLGITISFSMTAEAFVKLDTLFIMCLGLVAFVFDTIGGVLFAKILNLFLKEKINPMVGAAGISAFPMSARVIQKMGLKEDPTNHLLMHAVGANVAGQIGSVVAGGIILNLLTKML